Below is a window of Apis mellifera strain DH4 linkage group LG15, Amel_HAv3.1, whole genome shotgun sequence DNA.
TTTTTTTAGTCGCATTGTGTTTCAGTATTACAGTGGAAGCATGTAAAAGATTTATCGAAGTAGAAGAAATACATGAAGCTAAATTGCTTGTGGCAGTTGGAGCTCTTGGtttattagtaaatattattggatTGTGCTTGTTTCATGGTgagttagtaaaaaaaatattatattataataatatatatagattgacaattattttatttattatttatttatttgttttcaaataaaaaaacttgaaagagaaaagagataaatttgatattcttatttaaataaatcgaatttatacatagacaattgaaaaatatgtaatataatgtagaattttaaataagaagagtgaaattcatattaataaatatattttgctaattttttagtaaaaatttttttatatacaataaaacttatttctatcataattttcaagcatatttaattcttcattataataatattattatatattttctgattgattgttaataaaaatttgaaaattaaattaaattaattaattaagtaattattaatttaatttaatttattaattgttaatttaattaaatttcaaatttaagaattttcgaCATTcgaacattataattaatatcgaaattgaTGATTTGATTGTTGAGATTTTTATCTCAGcggaaattaataatgatatacatatttcaaaatattactaatatataacTTTGATTTCAGAACATAGAAGTTCTCATGCACATTCACATGGCATATCTCGAAGTCACAATCGATTAAGTACTCTAGTTGGAACAGATGACAATGAAAATGATGAATCTTATAGGCCAGCGACGCCGCAAGTAAAAAGAACACATGGTCATACACATGATGCGAGTCAAATGAATATGCGTGGTGTATTTCTTCATGTACTCTCAGATGCATTAGGATCTGTAATTGTAATAGTGTCTGCTTTAATTGTTTGGTTGACGAAATGGGAATAcaggtaattaaatattacacataaattttattacatataatttatttcatatagaaaaaatcacaatcaaaataattttctgtactaaaaaaaagatattcatgAGATTTGAAACAAATGTTGGTGAATAAAACTGAAAATGttgaaagaaattcatttaaacataacaatagaatagaatcattttcagattttttatgggaatacttatttaaatatagctTAAGAATGGCATGATCTTAAACAGGAGAATTTGGATGCAGTCTCCTATCTAAACCAAGTAGTGCCTTAAAAATTGACTATTCAaccaaagaaaattattcctttaaaAGATcgactataattaaaaaagtattgtaAGATCTGCAGATTGGGGCAAGTGATCTTGTGCAGtttaaaatgaatacatacaattataaataattagatgtattttcttaaaattaaaataccttACCGATGATTCTTGTAATGTTAACGATTCTGACAATACATAACTTTCGTTATGTAACTTTCCTacgctaaaaaaataaatactcttaaaaacattttactaaattttgaCTAAACTGAGCATGAATCTTcacacaatatattttaacattcacattttttttttctttctcttcgcaCTTTTTTCACATCAAATGTTTTTTCACATCACGTTTCTCCATTCCTATGATATAGTCCGTCAAGCGTTCGATTTTTCCATGCAAAATTCAAaccttaattattttaattatttgcaataaacaattttactaaaattccTACAATATAATTCTGTcacaattaataaagatagcTTTAAAGATAGctttaaagatagaaaattattcaaagaaataattcgtttgaaaattgTCAACAAGAGTgacattgattatatatatattattgatagaatttttcaattttcatgccaatttcttttttttttatattttctttttttttttcacagatTTTATATTGATCCAGCTCTCTCGCTTTTGTTAGTTATTCTTATCTTACGTTCAGTATGGCCATTATTGCAAGAATCTGCATTAATTTTACTACAGACTGTACCAACACATATCCAGGTAATTTCagtcatttgaaataatacaataaattattattattatatatttattattatatatatcctttatattatttgaaatatcatatacattttttcatattcatatttttatatatttttcatattttaattttaatttttatgttttaaatatattatttgtataaataatattaatcaacaattaaaatattttattttaggttGATGCCATTCAACAACGTTTGCTGGAAAATGTTGATGGAGTTTTGGCTGTGCATGAATTTCATGTATGGCAATTAGCTGGTGATCGTATTATTGCTTCAGCTCATATAAGGTGCAGAAATTTATCGGAATACATGAAAATTGCGGAAcaagtaaaagaattttttcataatgaaGGTATACATTCTACAACAATTCAACCAGAATTTATTGATGtaagtaaattatatcaataaaatgttgttagatttaataacattcatttaaatacaaaaaataatatactgtTTCCATTAATAACTTCTTCCtcagggattttttttttaattttttttctattataagaaattaaaatatttaattgaaaaaaaattttcaatattttgaagaaaatattttgcaaaaattttatatgaaacattatttatataatgtatatcatatttatcttatttatataatgtatatcttacatattttatataatatttatataataatatgttaattccatattattaatgttctaGTATCATTCTAATAGCGAAGTTAAAGAAACACCAACTGAAGATTGTGTATTGGATTGTCCAAAGACTGACAAACCTTGCAATCATGCAACATGCTGTGGTCCTTCTAAAcaggtatatattttatatttaaatagatagtTTGATTGAGTTAAAATTTGCCCCTTCGCTCCTGCAGTCTAATTGGAACACAGATACAAATTCTACCTATTCTGCCTGTCCTAAATCAAAGTGTCTTGGACGATGTTTAGAAGCTATTAAATCAGATTCAAATACAGTTATAGGTAACTGTTATTTGTTGTTTATACTTCATTGTTTCAATTCTAttctacaataaatattacacaatcagctgtttataataaattattaaatcgtttCTTATTGAAATTGAGCAAAGACATTTTGAAAGCACAATAGTAAAAACAAtagtataaatgtaaaattattcataaatttttaaagacaattttttttttacataaaatcaaacttattattagtattttttttttttatttataattctttctttatctgcTTCTATTTGTCATCCGAGAATTTAGCATCTATTTGTAACAATAAGAAAtgagttaatatatattttaatttataattaaatgtcaCAAAAAAAcgtaatctttttctttatcaaaaggatataatttttttatatattctatgttgcaatattgttatatttgcgCATAGTTATttctgataattaatatttgaaaaattatttccttttaatttaacaatccaaatatatttaatatttttatatttcttgtatAATTCTCTTTCAATTTGCTTAGTTTATTATAGTACATGTCTGaagtaattattaatgcaTTATTCTTTTAcacatataatttcaaagtaattattaaatatatatatatatatatatagttcattttcttcatttaggAAACAATTTGCAGATTCAATatcatctttattaatattttttataaaatacataatttttttttatattcataaaggaTAGAAATACTCATTCCTCATTGATTAGAAATAgtgaaaacaaattaataaatgaataaaaaattaaagaaataattcaaatattaattaataagattttatataaaaatacttcggaaattgtaactttttcaaaaacaataattaatataaaaagtttcattttgaatattataataatataaaatatttgctttaatgaaaatataatatttacaataattgattatattgtattaaatagattatattaaaatagataggtattatttatatcattcaagAGATAAAAAGTGTTTTTatctattgaattttttttttatatttttgctacatatatattaacatttatgctatataaaaatgatataatcataatatataatcattttagtaatgaaaatatattatctcttttagttttttttattctatttatttatttttacaaattttattttttgcattaagaaattttttctatgatatattaataaaactaaatttaagaattagcaatattatataagatttattatgtGCTTTTTCTTGTCAAATAGACCTATCTTATCCTATGttaattatctaatatgaacatttttcaaaaatataatataaattcgaatatattaacaatagcCCAAcagacattttaatttttataaacaaatattaattttatatatattttaattaaatttaatccctaaattaaacattacatgtaataattcttttaattaaatttatcatatatacatataatatatacattttacagGGTCGTGAAACGCCTTCACCAGGAGAAACACCATACATGTGTAGACAACGTAACAGTCTTGCGCGTTCCACTGGTTCTATAGGAGGAACCGAACAACAAGAAGTAAATGAAATGGAACGTGGACATTTATTATCACTGCCTGCTTCACATCACTCCGTCCAACTTCCACATTCTCATGTTAATACACCTGTTGTCTAAGTTATAATCgtattatcaaatatctaCCTCTGTAACACAATCTGCGGCGCGTtacaatgttattataaaaattcaataaagtaatatacacgctatattttatgattattaaagttaataaaaaattttaattgctttttattatctatgtcATTAATAtcctaaattttataaattctgaaattttagattttgttctattcaaaaataatataataattttaaaataaaatatttcacttttttttactattaattatatttgagtttatttcttatttataataaatatatatataattatatttgatagtgtattgaaataataattaaaattttcattagaaagacaatataaaatatatatataacataaaaaaaaataatagaaaaaaatagtaatgcTATTTTTACAGATCATTTTACAGTATCAATAtctacaaatgaaatttaataaacaaaaatagaagaataaagaatagaggtaaaataagaattaatcatTAGCGCCATTTTTTgaatcaaagataaaatttttttagtatcattttaaaaagtatacaaaaaaattatgaatactaTGGCATTATTcctaaatttttgttttattttgtttttaaaatattaaaaaatatttttcatatatgaaaaatgatactAGCAATCTTATCAAATCTTtatccttcttctctttcttattctttctttatatatttcatttgcggcattctagatggcgttgatttcaatatttttattctatttttgtccttctcttattatttgttcttgtttatatttattctcggTGTGTGATCACCAAATAAAGTATgtgatatttctttcatttcttttcaaaaaaaaaatatttttttgtttattcctattatttaatattgaatctaCTTTTTATTTAGGTTAGCAAGAATCATAATTagcttatattaatataatacatgtacaatagttgttattttttaaataattgattaaagttcactttattattttttcaaaaatatatgacaaatttgagcaattttaaataaaatagcgcTACTTTTTAGTactaaaaagtattaaaaaaattaaacaaaacctctgaattatgataatttaaggtaattttaatgaaaaaaaaaaattataaatatagtatatatttttatatatatatttatatttatacattatatcatatatatatatattttcttgaattttcttgaatatttatgcacattaaaaataagaataaataaaaaaacataatatataatatatttattcttttaaaatttatacttttattacaattatttctattattatcaattggcaggtatttattattataaaattatttcatattatttgttctatactttattttatgtttatttttaattaattaatttatttattattattattattattattattattattattaagattaaaataggataattattttaattttttaaatatttttaatatatatatattttttataacatttttatttaaaaaaaaataattatgtattaaagagtttttatatttttatatttatattttttatatttatattttatgatattgtgtaatacatatttgattatatatctcCTAATCTATgacgtttataaattatcttatgaGAAGGTTATTTGAgagtcaataatttttatatataagtttttcttTGTAACATATGAAGTTATAAACtagaaagtaatataattttatatttatcttttaaacattgtaagttataatttatttaaattaatataatttatttaaataaagttaataatatctttaatttatttttatcaaataaaaagattattaattttatttatatcattaatatttaatatattattatattatatttaatataatcattatatttaatataatatatatatatatatatatatatatatatatatatataatatatgttttatatatatatatataaaacatatataaaacattttttaaaattgattttttattttatattttaaaagcaatatctaaataaattaattgatttcatttattattatcatattaaattttttaatgaaaaagttatttaatattaataatattatacaaagtaataaatgatatttatttgtaaatttttcttttatttatacttttatttaacattcaattttaattaaaatttttttgaatattgtttttaaattccaatggatgtgaaaataataaaaatcaatcataattttgaaaatatttaaactttttcttttatatgtatttagtaaaatatagaaaaataatttaaaaataatttatatcatatatatatatatatatatcattttcaaaaacttattattaggtataatatatgatgttacaatataatatatgattataatattataatatctatatatatattaaaactaaaatgttatatatatatgtttaatgattcgatttttatttaaattttattttataatttatatataaaattatttttttatcgattatgttataatttatattttttatttaaaaatatatttatgcgcatatatatatatctcgcgcttgtgtacacacatatatatgcgCACGACAgcatatatttgtacataattttatatataataattataaatttaaaatattatataagtatatatatttaatattaaataattaaattatttattaattgcagATGGCTATTCATTGGGGTATAGCAGGTGCTGGAAAAATATCACATGATTTCGTGTCATCTTTACAAACATTACCAGAATCCGAGCATGTAGTAGTTGCAGTAGCAGCACGTGAATTATCAAGAGCacaaaatttttctagtttgcataaaattaaaaaagcattCGACAGTTATACAAAATTAGCAGAGGATAATGATATTGGTCTGTTTTACATTAAaagttataacttttttttaaaattatatgaaatctaatcaaaaagttttattcatttataaaatgtaaatttgaaatttttagaaattattttttttacagagaataattcatattttaattatttagttttttaaataactgaattatttaatgttttaattattgtaattatttagttatacttattatgatttaataatactagcgatgttaaattttgttatatatttacaaaaagtggcgcgaagattttaaaaatgatttagatAATCTTTAAACATACTGTtatgaatcatttaaaatgattcataTTATCTATTGATgacagatttaaaaaaaaaatattattgctttaaaaaaattcaacatttGGGACATGTTTGTCTTCTATGGTTcaggaaattatatattcatactaacaagaaatcttaattgtatattatatctattctaaatcaaaattaatgttatagaatttgaatttatttttttatgatcacTGGAAAAAACTCGACCGCTTACCAAAATCGACTGAATCGCagatattaaatctaatattaaaaaaaaattatattctaaattgtttaaaatcaaTCATTATCAGACAAAAGATTACTGattcaacaatttatttaatacaaattttacaaaaattttatagtttataattttattttaatattgatatattttttatagtattttatttatatagtatttatttttaatatttcttttttttatttacagatgCTGTATATATCGGAACGTTGCATCCTCAACACTTTGAAATTGccaaattaatgttaaatcatGGAAAACATGTTTTATGTGAAAAGCCTTTAACTATGAATTTAAAGCAAACaacagaattaataaatttagcaaaagaaaagaaattgtttttaatggaAGGTATTTGGAGTAGATGTTTTCCTATATatgaaatagttaaaaaagaaattgaatctgGAAGTATTGGAGAAATTTACCAAGTTTTAGTAACTTTTGGATTTAAAATGCCTGATATTGAACGATTGAAGTACGtacgatcatttttttttgttttttatattaaaaataaaaagtctaaaaatttctataaatttctatgaatttaagtaattaaaatcatacaaaaataaatttatgtaatttaataatttaaatttaaacataatttaatttgtttttgaatattttgctgtagaaaatatatcgtaattttcgaatttattatattatattaaaaaatacatatttttttttgttcagtATAAAAAATCTAGGAGGAGGAACTATATTGGATTTAGGAGTATATGGAATACAATTTGCTTGTTTAATATTTGGTAATGAAATACCTCATACTATACAAGCTACTGGTTGTTTGAACGAAGAAGGAGTTGACCAATCTGCATCTATTAATTTCCTTTATAAAGGAAATCATACTGCAACTATTCTTACTCATTCCCGAGTTGATTTGCCCAATGAGGCTTATATTATTGGTACGAAAGGAATGATAAAAGTGCCAAAGTTTTGGTGTCCGACGACCGTAGAATTACCGAACGAAATAGTAAATGTTTCTCTTCCTGAAACTAAATCcaagtttaatttcattaatagtgTTGGATTGAGTTACGAAGCCAATGAAGTTCGCAATTGTATTCTAAAaggtattgttttttttcgatttattttaaattaataaaaaaatattattcaaatgtaaaagtaaaccatttttattttgattaatttaaaaaaagaagaaaaattaaatttttttaacattttaaaaaaatttttatttgcacgATAATGCATAATATCGTTTTCGAATCgctcaaataattaatgaatgaaatttaaatatactaattctgtatattaattaaaaattgtttgtttaatagttttctttcattctagGTATGATTGAAAGTCCTAAAGTACCACATAATGTCTCGTTATTAATTGCACAATTAGAAGATGAGATTCGAAAACAGATTGGAGTTACATATCCTGAAGATTAAATTActatgagaaaattatttgcttGATTTAATATGCTTGATaagaaacatattaaaaaaaatatttttatataataataataatatataataataatatataataataatatataataatatataatatataatatataataatatatatatatatatatatatatatacagattatatttaataatatctattgaaaataaatatgttgcatgaatgtattttatttttatgacatttatccttatatttattttataattcatttgagAAACGgtgcataaattttttatttcaaataaactgTGTTAgtacattattatatcatatatccatcggatataaaaagagataaaagaaccaaataaaatatttataaaatatttataaatatgtaaaataggtagatcaattttagaaaaataaaacaaaaatatttttttatattagatatctctctagatatgtataatttttaaatttaatattattttgacatatatatggataaaattgattgtaaattatgcttttttttttttttttttgataattcaatCGTCTAATTGACATAAACAAGCTACTCCTCTTTTAATCCAATGAGATTCTTTGACTTTCGTCGGGAGCAAAATATATAGTACAAAGTTAGAAGAATGACCAGTAGTAGCTAAAACACCACGCCTTTCACTTGTTTTATATACAGGACAATGATACatgaattcaataataaattcagcTTTTATACCAGGTTTCAACCATATTATAGGAAGAAGATCAAACATTACTTTCGGTTTGGACTCGtcgatttcttttatctctctATTCCATCTTGCTCCTTCCATATATAGaccctaaaaattcaaataagaattttttaaagatagtttcatatttatatttatgaataaattaatttccttcaATACACAATAAtactatcataaaaattacataatactatttgatttttatattatttcttgagaaaatttaatacataagtTTCTTTCTgcacattattaattttaatatagatataaaagtatatcgaTCTCAAAGTATTCatcatattcataaattcatctttgatagttcatcttttcttttttctttttttttcttacaattttcaattttcaattttcaattttcaatttttttttttattaaattataataataaaaatcttacctTTATGTAAACGCCATAAGATGGTGAAACGTTGATATCAGTCTCAAACTCGGTtacttcaaattcaaaatctaatttatcaaTTGGAATTTTATGTCTGCGGGCATAATTTTGTAAAGCACCGGTA
It encodes the following:
- the LOC412231 gene encoding trans-1,2-dihydrobenzene-1,2-diol dehydrogenase: MAIHWGIAGAGKISHDFVSSLQTLPESEHVVVAVAARELSRAQNFSSLHKIKKAFDSYTKLAEDNDIDAVYIGTLHPQHFEIAKLMLNHGKHVLCEKPLTMNLKQTTELINLAKEKKLFLMEGIWSRCFPIYEIVKKEIESGSIGEIYQVLVTFGFKMPDIERLNIKNLGGGTILDLGVYGIQFACLIFGNEIPHTIQATGCLNEEGVDQSASINFLYKGNHTATILTHSRVDLPNEAYIIGTKGMIKVPKFWCPTTVELPNEIVNVSLPETKSKFNFINSVGLSYEANEVRNCILKGMIESPKVPHNVSLLIAQLEDEIRKQIGVTYPED
- the LOC552634 gene encoding zinc transporter 1 isoform X2, which encodes MGRYTGKKCRLLTMLWLTALFFLVEIVVGYVTNCMALIADSFHMLSDVAALVVAFLSVKMSPKKWSKNTFGWARAEVLGALVNAVFLVALCFSITVEACKRFIEVEEIHEAKLLVAVGALGLLVNIIGLCLFHEHRSSHAHSHGISRSHNRLSTLVGTDDNENDESYRPATPQVKRTHGHTHDASQMNMRGVFLHVLSDALGSVIVIVSALIVWLTKWEYRFYIDPALSLLLVILILRSVWPLLQESALILLQTVPTHIQVDAIQQRLLENVDGVLAVHEFHVWQLAGDRIIASAHIRCRNLSEYMKIAEQVKEFFHNEGIHSTTIQPEFIDYHSNSEVKETPTEDCVLDCPKTDKPCNHATCCGPSKQSNWNTDTNSTYSACPKSKCLGRCLEAIKSDSNTVIGNCYLLFILHCFNSILQ
- the LOC552634 gene encoding zinc transporter 1 isoform X1, which encodes MGRYTGKKCRLLTMLWLTALFFLVEIVVGYVTNCMALIADSFHMLSDVAALVVAFLSVKMSPKKWSKNTFGWARAEVLGALVNAVFLVALCFSITVEACKRFIEVEEIHEAKLLVAVGALGLLVNIIGLCLFHEHRSSHAHSHGISRSHNRLSTLVGTDDNENDESYRPATPQVKRTHGHTHDASQMNMRGVFLHVLSDALGSVIVIVSALIVWLTKWEYRFYIDPALSLLLVILILRSVWPLLQESALILLQTVPTHIQVDAIQQRLLENVDGVLAVHEFHVWQLAGDRIIASAHIRCRNLSEYMKIAEQVKEFFHNEGIHSTTIQPEFIDYHSNSEVKETPTEDCVLDCPKTDKPCNHATCCGPSKQGRETPSPGETPYMCRQRNSLARSTGSIGGTEQQEVNEMERGHLLSLPASHHSVQLPHSHVNTPVV